ATATTGGTGGTTTGGAAAAACTGATTGTTAACTGTATAAACCAGATGGGAAATGGATATCGTCACACCATTATCAGCCTCACCACGGTTGGGAGTATTATCGAGCAGATCAAGCCTGAAATCACCGCCATAGCGCTTAACAAGCCTCCTGGGAATAGCCTGCGTATCTATCTCGACCTGTTTCGCCAATTACGACAGTTACAGCCGGATGTGGTTCAAACCTACAATCTGGCAACTATTGAATACCAATGTGTAGCGGCTCTTGCTCGTGTCCCGGTACGCGTTCATGCAGAGCATGGCAGAGACAGCTACGATCCCAACGGGGCAGTAAAAAAATACCGATATTTACGCAAGATTTGCGCTGCATTTATCCATCAGATTGTGGCTGTATCAGACGACTTATATCAATGGCTGGCCCATGATGTTGGGATTGCACCCAAGAAGCTTAAATTGATCCGTAATGGTATCAACACCCATTACTTCAAGCCGGTAGATAAACCAGCCTCGCCCACAGTATTTACCTTTGGCCATGTCGCCAGACTTCAGAGTATTAAAAATCAACAAATGCTCATCAGTGCCTATCAAGCCGCATGCCGACAAGATCCTGACTTCTCGACCAACACGCAATTAGTCCTGGTTGGTGATGGTGACCAACGTCAACAACTCCAGCAACTAGCCTCTCGCTATGAGGCTGAATGTCACATCACTTTTGCAGGCAGCCAAGCCGATGTACGCCAATATTATGGCCATTTTGATACCTTTGTCTTATCATCGATTGCAGAGGGGATCCCCCTTACTCTACTCGAATCAATGTCAATGGGTATCCCGCATATAGTGACCAAGGTCGGGGGTATTAGTGAAGTGATCGTTGAAGGCTGCACCGGTGTCACGGTTCCTTCGCAAAATCACCAAGCATTAACAGCTGCCTTACTGCAGTTCTATCACCACCGAACTCAATTAACCACCATGGGAGACGCCGCTCGGTCAAGAATAGAACAGAGCTTCAGCGAAACGGCGATGGTGGGAGAATATACAAAGTTGTACCAGTACGGTGTATAGTCATTTCGATTAACCTGGCAAAATATAAAGCCGACAAACAGTCGGCTTTATAAAAATGTATGCATTATCGGGTTACCATTAATCACAGCTCCAGGCTAATGTGCTATTGAGTCGTGTTGCTTAAAATACTCATTGGCCAACATGTAATCGTCAACCACACCAATATCAATAAAGTAACTGTCTGATATGTGAGCGATGATATTTATGTTACGGCTAGCGGCCTCTTCAAGAAAAGTCACTTCAAAAGAGAATTTTTCCAAACTACAGGCAGCAAGCAATGAAGCATTAAGCAAATAAATCCCAGCATTGATATACCCTGAACGGCTCTGTTTTTTTTCAACAAAACCTGTGATAGTTCCTTCGGGGTCAATTTGCGCACTGCCGTAACGCCCGGTATCGTGCAAATACTTGGTTACCATAACAATGTCGGTGTCGGGTAACTGCTTAACCATACTGTTTAAGTCAAACTCACAATAGCTATCACCATTAACAACCAGCAAATGGCTTTGTTCCAGACTGAGCTGCCTGACCGCATTAACAATGGCCCCACCGGTTCCCAACGGCTGATCTTCCACGCTGTACTCAATGGGAATGCCCCGATACGAAGAGCCAAAATGCCCCTGTATCACCTCCCGCAGATATGAAACAGCCAGGACGATTTTAGAGACCTCCTGCTCCACCAGGTTATCCAACACCCTTTCAATAAAAGGACGCCCGGCAACATTGATCATCGGCTTGGGCTGCGTTTGTGTCATCGCACCAAGCCGGGTACCAAGACCACCACACAAAACTACAGCAACAACTTCACCGTCAGTGTCCATGGAAAAACTCCTTCTCGACATAACCACAAATCATGTGGCCAATGAGAATATGCGATTCTTGGATCCTTGCGGTATCTGTTGAGGGCACCGCAATACAAAGATCGCTACAATACTGTATTTCTCCGCCTTGACCGGCTAAACCGACTGCAGTAATACCGTGCTCACGGGCATGATTCATCGCCTTGATAACATTGGCCGAATTACCCGAGGTTGTAATACCGATAAAAATGTCTCCCGGCTGGCCATTTGCCTGTAACTGGCGTTCAAATAACTTATCAAACCCATAATCATTTCCCACTGCCGTGAGGATAGAAGTGTCAGTGGTAAGTGCCAGAGATGGCAACCCCGGTCGATCAAAATGGAACCGGCTAACAAATTCAGCCGCTATATGCTGTGCATCAGCCGCACTGCCACCATTTCCGGCCAAGATAATTTTGTTACCACGCTGATAGGCCGCCAAGCAAAGGTCAGCAACCTCGGCAATAGTCGCCATGACGTCAGGTGAATCTAATAAATTCTGCTTAACCGCGATAGATTGGCTAATGCTGTTACGAAAATACATCATACCTTCCATGATTGTGTCCCTTCTTGAGTAAAGTTGAATGAATGAATTTCACCTTCAAGATCAGCCAGTGCAGACTCAACCGCTATTCGTTTCAACGGGTCAACAAATATCATCATGAAACCACCGCCTCCTGCCCCTGAAATTTTGAGCGACTTCGCACCGGCACTCATGGCACGATCTTCTATCTGCTCAATCAAAGGGGTGGAAATGGACGGTGATGTGGCTTTTTTGGCCAACCAGGAATCATAAAACAGTTGAGACATTCCCGATACATCTGAGTGGAGCAGTCGCTCTTTCATCTCAAAAGCCAATTGTTTGACTTCATGCATCGCCTGGAGGGGTTTCTCCGTATTGTCATTGGTATTTTTTACCTGATCATCAATAATCTTGGCCGATGAGCGAGAGACACCGGTAAAATAGAGAATCAGCTGCGATTCCAACTCATTGATAATAGAGCGACGTATCCGCAGCGGATTAACCAGCACACGATTTTCGTCGTAAAACTCCATGAAATTGAATCCACCAAAGGTGGTCGCGTACTGATCTTGCTTACCACCGGATAACTGACAATCGTTGCGTTCAATATCATATGCTAATCGTGCGATATCATATTCACCCAAGGGTAAATTCAAGAGTTTCTGATAAGCACTAATCATCGCCACGACCATGGTCGAAGATGAGCCCAGACCACTTCCAGGAGGAGCATCACAATGGGTATAAACCGTTACAGAGAGCGGATTGCCATTGTTATAATCGGCGATCACTCGGTTATATACTGCCTTATGCAGTACCAAACTATCATCTAATGGCAAGAGACCCGTTAAATTGGAATGATATTGTTCGTCCAAATCCTGCGCATAAAAACTAACACCCGATTTTGAAGTGTCCATTTCAATTGTACAGTGCGCATACATATCTATTGTGGCATTTAAGATGCACCCACCATATTTATCGCAATAAGGTGAAAGGTCAGTACCTCCCCCCGCCAACCCTAAACGGAGCGGCGAACGTGATCTCACTATCATTATAGGTCCTTAATCTTTATGACACATTGAACAGACAATGTGACTAACATCGGCTAATTACATATAACTTATCTATGCATGTCTTCTCTTTATACGCTGCTGTTTACGTTTAGCTGTCTCCTCTTTCTTAATTTCGGCAAGACTTTGCCGACATGAAATATCAAGAGAGATGATTATCGCAATGAGTGCCCAAAATATTTCCGCATAAGGTAAAGAAAGTGCAGCACCGGCCACTGAAAAAGCAACTAAAGAAACTTTAAACATTTTGGCCAATTGGTACTGCCACTGTAATCGTTCGATATCTTTCACCTTGCGCATTATATTCATTAGCGTCAAAAAGGCCGTAACCAGAATTGACACTAAAAGTCCTAACCCGACAAAACCATGATCACCTAGCGTTTGAAAATAAATACTGTGCGCAGCCCAAGCCTTTTCGGTTGGCTCAGGTGATTCAACAAATGACAGTTTATAAAAATCAGGAATGAGAGAACGCCAAACATAACCTACTTCGACCGACCGAAAGCCCGCCCCCAACACCGGTCTTTCCATCGCCATCAGTGTATACATCTTCCAAGATTTCACCCGGATCATGAATGAACCGTCTTCGTTCGCAGTATCGATAGTATCCATGCGGGTATACCACTTCTCTGTCAGAATTAACGAGGCTAATCCTGCAACGATAAGGAACCCAATAATTGTCACTGTTTTACGTTTTGTGGTAATAAAGAAATACAGTGCCACACAGACTAAACCTATAAACCCCCCTCTTGATGCTGTACCCAAAACGGCCAATATGCTGAGCACCAGAGTGATTAAAAGAAATGGTCTGATTTTCGAGTTTCTATATTCAGCCAGAAGATAAACATTTAATGGCAACACCATATCAAGAGCTAGCGCAAAGTGGTTATTATCCGAGAGAATATTGTTGTCTGGCCCTTTGATATGGTGGGAACCACCGGATGCAATAAATTTCAGCCCCTCAATAGCCCCCATGATTCCTAATGACAAAACAAATACCATCAGAATATAGGTAAAATGAACTTTCTTACGGATTATCAAGGTGAGAAATAGAGTTAACAGCATGATTTTTGAGAATTTTTCCCACTCCAACCACACTTTCTCTTCCGGGCCAATAGCGTAATATGTCGTTAGCGTAAAGTGCATATAGATCAGTATCACAAGGAAGAATAGAAAGTTAAAACCAGACTTACTCTTATTCCTATCGAATATGTAAACAATTACAGTTATAACAACCATAATGGTTTGAAAACTAATGCTATGAGCAAAACTATATAGCCAATATGCCGGTACAAACAATCCTGTCCACAGCCATAAAGATACTGAAATATAAGATCGCTTGAATGCAAATATCACTAAAAATGCAAACAAAAATACAAATGCTATATCTCTCATTGAGAATCCTTATCATCCTCATCGATGGACATTTTTGTATAGACGACCAATGCAATCAAACTAAGTAAAAAAAGTAATGATTCCATCAAGTGCCTCCTTCATAAGCATGACGCTTTCTCATTTTATTTAATACAAAGTCACAACACTTCCAATGATATGGATAGAAAGCTCTGCACTGATATGAGGATAACAAATAAAGTGTTGTGTAAATGATAATTCCAATAGGTATACCAATAACAAGCTGAATGACACTCGAATTAAATAAACCTATTAGCCATAAAATAAAGATATACATCACGAGACTAGCAGCCAATGGCGGGATAAATAACAAAACCATGTCGCTGGCTTTCATCTTTACTACAAATATAAATATTAAAACAAGCCACGAAAAAAATAGCAATCCAATCCATAACCTTCCTTGAGCCAAGAAATGAATTCCCGCTTCTTGGTATGACAAGAAAAAAGTAACAATGCCGGAAAAAAACAATATATCCGAGGATATGATTAATTTCATTTTTTTCTTTATGGTCAATACGGTACTCAATACACCATATACAGACATCACAATCATTAAGGGGGACAAGGTATAAATAAGAGCGGTTGCGTCAAGCCACTCATCGCCCAGAATGACCTCTGTAAAAGGAGCTGAAATCGCCATCATGCCAAAGGCACATGGAATAACGATCAACATATTCAAGGTCAACTGCTGAATAAGGCGATTATAAAATTCGGAACTGTCGTTTTTGTTCCTCGATGCTACAGAAAAAAAACCTCGATTAATCGGGACTATCAGTTCATTGAAAGGCAACCAGGAAAATTCCGTCGAAATACTATATAAACCAACCCCTCTCGCATCAGAGATATTGCCCAGTAGCATCACATCAATGCGAGAGCGAAGATAACCTACGATAGACCCGATGTATAACCACTTGGAAAAGCCCCACTGCTGACGCCAATACTTGCACGACAACCTGGGAACTCGTGGAAAAAAAACATAACCGGCAATCGTCTCAACTGTCGCCGAGGCGATGACACCGATGATCAAAGCCCAGTATGACTGCAGATATATCGCTAGAATAATTGATATAATGGCACCTGCAGTTCTCGCAACCATTGTGGTTGCGATAATGAGCTTGAACTTATAGTGCTTTTCCGCCTGATCCAGTGCCACATTTCTTAGCCCGGACAAAAACGGAATGATAGCAACAACTTGAATCACTCCTGACATCGCAGGATTATTTACATATTGGGCTATCCACTCAGCAGAAAAATACAGACACAAGGCGGTAATTGATTTGGTTACTAGCCCCAATGTCCAGATACTATCTAATTCTTGTTCAGTCATATCATCTGAAGAGATGACAAAATGAGCCACGCCGACATGAGAAAAAGCGACAAACATTGAGACAAAAAAAGTCGACAATGCCGCCACACCAAAGTCTGCTGGTGTCAGCAGCTTCAACAAAACCAGTGTATTAACAATACCAATCAGGCGGCCGTACCAATTAGCAATCAAAGCCCATTTTGCACTATGAAACAAGCCTTCGTTATCAGTGAACTGCATTGCTTCACCTACACCATACTGGATATTGCATCTTGCGCTATTTTTTTGTACATATTTTTATGGTATCGATATGTACCCATAAAATGTATTAACGACGCATTTTTGATAGGCTCATTGGAAAGCGGAAATTGATATGTTTGATATTTTGGCCATGATAGCATCGACATTCCAGGCGATAATGAACATATCACATTGGACGATACCTGCTCGCTTCCCCATAGATACCATTTATCACCGATCTCAGCCTCCATCTGGGCTGAAAACTGGCGAAGTATTGATAGATAATGCTCAGAAGCAGGCAAACCTACGAAAGCCGCACAACCACGGAAATATTGACAATCGCTTTCACTAAACAAAGGAAGGCGGTCAAAATACTGTTCCGAGTAACCCTGAATATGACAAGACCCCCATTCTTTGGCAATATTTGCCATCTCCTTCATGGATACAGGTTTTTTCCACTTTTCGTTACCTAAAATAAAACCATGATTGGAAGCAATCGCTTTTGAAACTTCGCCCATTTCGCCATTAATAACGATATCGGCATCAAGCTGAATAACATAATGATCTTTTGCTAAAGTAAGCAGCATAACCAGCCTTTCCCAGCAGTTTCCTCGAGGGAGGTGAGACATGTCTAACTCATCGGCATCATGAATAATAATACCTGGTACATGCTGATTCAGAACGCGTATATCATCCACATCCAAAGTGCCATCACTTAGCACATGAACCTCTTTCACGCCAACATATAAAAGAAAAGATTTTACAGCAACAAGGTAATCATAAACGACCCGTTTTCCAACCATGGATAAAATAGCAACATTGTGAGGAGATGAGTAACTTGCTGGAACCGTCATTGCAACTTGTCGTAAAGTTTTGTCACAACGGTATTTATTAATTTTTGTTGTTATTTTCTCTAGCAATAGGCTCACTTTAGTTACCTCCGTGAACACCCTAAACATAACTTAGTGATGATAAAATCCTGCAACAAAATAATCATGGCACAAGATACTAAATTCAGCCAATCAAGTTGGCAAAAAAATACAAGCAGCACCTATAATTATGTTAAGCATTTCAATGAAATGACTTTTAAAAGGGATGTATTTAGCTTTCTATATGATTTTGAAAATAAAAGGACACCGCTCAAAATGAAAAAAATGCTTAAGGTATATTTGATCTTTTGTGGCTTAATCGCCAATGCTATCTTATTTACAGCTGGTTTTTTCTTTATTGACCAAATATCTCTACATCCAAGCCAAATGAATCAGGCCATCGCAATGGTTAGTGATAAAGTTAGTGTTTTTTCGCCTGAATCTGCTGACTATCTCAGTGAACTTGCTGAACGGCAAGATACACCAGATTATTACGAAGGACATTTTCAACCGACGCACTGGCCAACGGTAGGCCCGCAACAACAGTACCCGCTTTTCAAAACCAGCCGTTATATCTCCGTCGACAACGAAGATGACCTTATCAGCGCAGTAAAAAATGCACGCCAAGGGGATGAAATCGTCATCAAAAATGGACATTATCTTCTTGATAGTAAGCGCTACACAATCAGTAAAGCTAGAACTTCACCATTTGCACCGGTTGTCATCCGTGCCGAAACATTAGGACAAGTAAATTTATACCTTGATTCCGTAGAAGGTTTTGTCATTGACCAACCCAACTGGCAAATTGAAGGTATCAATTTCATTGGTCAATGCAAAAACCACTCACGATGCGAGCATGCCTTACATATTGTTGGCGCAGCAAAAAACACGGTTATCCGCAACAACACGTTCTATGATTTCAATGCGGCAATCAAAATCAATGAATCTAATATGGTTTATCCCGACGATGGCATTATCGAAAGCAATATTTTCGGTATGAACGCGCCACGACAGACTAATCATTCAGTGACTCCTATCAACCTTGACCATGGCAATAATTGGCAGATCAGGAAGAACTTAATCCATGACTTCATCAAACTAGATGGAAATAAAATCAGTTATGGTGCTTTTATGAAAGGGGGGATCCGTGGCGGAGTGATGGAGCAAAACCTCATCATTTGTAATAGCAAAACAGAACAGTATCCTGGAAGTCAAGTGGGGCTATCTTTTGGTGGCGGTGGTATGGATAAACAAGATAGACGTGGAAGTGCAGACTACGAAGTCGCCGATGCTGTAATGAAAAATAATATTATCCTTCATTGTAATGATGTAGGTATCTACAGCCAACGTTCGCAAGATGTCGTCATCAATAACAATATCCTATTCAACACGCTTGGCATTGATAATCGGTTTAAAGAATCTAAGGCTGATATTTTTAATAATATACTCAATGGTAGAATCATGGACAGAGATAGAGCCAAGTCCAACAGAACCAATAATTATGTGTACAATAACTCTTTGTTTTCCAGCGAGCTATCACTAAAAACTATCTTCGAAGAGCCTAATAAAGGAAACTTTAGGATCAAACAGCCTGAAGCATTACTCAATGCAACGCTTAATGCATCAGCGGTGACTGAGTCCAGTATGGATTTTTGCAACAACGCTGTCAAACCAGGTCAAGCCTATGTCGGTGCTATCTATGATGACCGCGGATGCTTCAAACCATAATGTAAAGGAAAATAAAGGCCTAACGTTGTTAACGGAAGGCCTTTATTCATTTTTATTTAAAAGTAAATTAATAAAGTACTTAAGACTAAATTAAACGGCTTCATGTACACAGGCAGACCAAGTATGTTCGAGCAGATAATCACGGCTTTGACGATATACTTTTTCACATTGTTCTAAAAGATCAACATCAACATCCAGTGCTAATGTCTCGGCTGGCTTTTTAACGACAACACCCGAATGAATATACTCTGATGAATCCCCATAATAACGTTCACCCGTTTTATCAAACTTTCTATAACTTGTCGAAAACGGTGTCTTTAACCCGCTAAACGTTTGAATATCATTAAGTACATCCTGTGTATTATCAATAATATTACTTGCGTCATAGAAATAGTAACGTTGTTTGTTTTTTACCAGTTCCTCCACCGTTTCAACAATCATATTTACTCGTTCAATATAGTAACGCGCAGCAAATTCTGGTTGGGTAAAACTATCACCTGGATGTTTTTTACTATAGAGTTTTACAATGCTATTGATTGTCTGAAGGGGCTCCCGCAAACACACGAGAGTGACCACATTTTCGCGTAACAACACATCAGCACTGACATAATGCTCGCTGTGTAGGATTTTATCAAAGTAATATTTAGTAACAGGCTCCTCAGGATCCCCCTGATGAAAATGCAACTTTTGGTTGATTAGACTTTTCCAGCTATAGTAACCAATATGCATCTCATAATAACCAGAAACATCACGATGAGAGCCAATAAGATGACCAATCAACGTGCTATTCGCCCGCATATGACTTAACAATAAAATATGCTTACTCGGCGCCAGAAGTCGGGGGTTAAACAATATATCCTTAACTGATTCCACATTAGACTCCATCTTCTTTGACTATCAACTTTACTCTTGGGGCAAATAGACCGCGAAAGCTCAATAACAGTGTATATAGTAACCACTTAACGCTAAACCTCACCACTAGCCCCTGCCACGCATAGGATACCGCCTCTCGATAGTTACCTCGATTTCGTAAATCTTCCGCAATGATTTTCAGTTGGTTGCTTTTACCATGACGGCACACTTTCATTAACTCTTCATGCTGACTGTTAAGAATCCCTTTTTCATAAATCCTTAACTGATACACTCTTCTCTGCATCTGATCACAACTCGTTGATAAATTCGCTTGTTTGCTTTTATCTGGAATATTGTGGTGAGACATCACGAGCGGGTCATAAAGCATATATTCGGCGCGATCTATAGCGCGGTAATAGATATCACGATCATCCTCGTAACGAAGGTTCTCATCCATACCATCGATATATTGATAATATTCCGCTCGAAATACCAGACAATTCAAATGGGCAAAACCATCACTTCGCAATAGCTGTCCCAAGCTAATAGGATATGCTTTTTGTGATTTTCTAGGATAAAAAGCCAGCTTATCAACCAAGTCTTCTACCCAGATCACCTCGTCTGCTGGTGTTCCATCGCAATAAGAAGCCTGTTGGTTGGATATGTATAAATCGACCTGTTTATTTTCTGAATGAATATTATGGTATAGACGGCTTAGATAGCCCATATCTATCCAATAATCGTCATCATCAATAAAACAAAGGTATTTTCCTTTTGCGATTGAAGCGCCATGATTCATCGCATAACTATGTCCATGTCCCCGGCTCCGCTGAATCAAGGAGCAAAAGCGTACTTTACCTTGATAGTGAACCAACAGGTCTTGATATGATTGCAGATGTTCTGAGCTACTACCATCATTGACCACTATGACTTCATATTCAGCAAAATCTTGGCCTAACACCGATTCTAATGCCTGCCTAAACAAACCAGGACGATTACGGGTCGTGATAATTACACTGAAAAATGGCCTTGCAGAATTAGACATGCTGCTCCTCCAGTGTTGTCAGAACCGGGTTAGACAATTGGCTTGGTGTATACATTTCTGCATCAGGCTGACGCATAAACCACTCGATAAACTCAAGCGTGACTGAGTCAAAACGCAGCTTATCTTCATGTGTGTGCACATAAGGTGTTTTACCCTGCTTTGCAGACGGCGAATGAAAAGACAGAACCATATGCTCATACCCCATCGCTATCTGGTGGCTCGCAGCTCGTATCAGCTCATCAAGATTGGCTCCTTCCGGTGATAGCCGGTAAGTGACGATACCCAATAGCTTCCTCACTATTCGGCTCATAACTCCTCGTCCGTTTAATGAAGACGGGTGATTTTGTAGCCAATGGCTTAACCATCTAAAACGAGCAATACGGCAGCAAGTATGCGGCAAATAAGTAATGTTATTCTGAAA
This Photobacterium gaetbulicola Gung47 DNA region includes the following protein-coding sequences:
- a CDS encoding putative glycosyl transferase, group 1 (COG0438) encodes the protein MSQSVTHIVHIVHGFHIGGLEKLIVNCINQMGNGYRHTIISLTTVGSIIEQIKPEITAIALNKPPGNSLRIYLDLFRQLRQLQPDVVQTYNLATIEYQCVAALARVPVRVHAEHGRDSYDPNGAVKKYRYLRKICAAFIHQIVAVSDDLYQWLAHDVGIAPKKLKLIRNGINTHYFKPVDKPASPTVFTFGHVARLQSIKNQQMLISAYQAACRQDPDFSTNTQLVLVGDGDQRQQLQQLASRYEAECHITFAGSQADVRQYYGHFDTFVLSSIAEGIPLTLLESMSMGIPHIVTKVGGISEVIVEGCTGVTVPSQNHQALTAALLQFYHHRTQLTTMGDAARSRIEQSFSETAMVGEYTKLYQYGV
- a CDS encoding putative Nucleotidyl transferase (COG1109,COG1208) codes for the protein MDTDGEVVAVVLCGGLGTRLGAMTQTQPKPMINVAGRPFIERVLDNLVEQEVSKIVLAVSYLREVIQGHFGSSYRGIPIEYSVEDQPLGTGGAIVNAVRQLSLEQSHLLVVNGDSYCEFDLNSMVKQLPDTDIVMVTKYLHDTGRYGSAQIDPEGTITGFVEKKQSRSGYINAGIYLLNASLLAACSLEKFSFEVTFLEEAASRNINIIAHISDSYFIDIGVVDDYMLANEYFKQHDSIAH
- a CDS encoding phosphoheptose isomerase (COG0279); its protein translation is MEGMMYFRNSISQSIAVKQNLLDSPDVMATIAEVADLCLAAYQRGNKIILAGNGGSAADAQHIAAEFVSRFHFDRPGLPSLALTTDTSILTAVGNDYGFDKLFERQLQANGQPGDIFIGITTSGNSANVIKAMNHAREHGITAVGLAGQGGEIQYCSDLCIAVPSTDTARIQESHILIGHMICGYVEKEFFHGH
- a CDS encoding WblW protein (COG2605); this encodes MIVRSRSPLRLGLAGGGTDLSPYCDKYGGCILNATIDMYAHCTIEMDTSKSGVSFYAQDLDEQYHSNLTGLLPLDDSLVLHKAVYNRVIADYNNGNPLSVTVYTHCDAPPGSGLGSSSTMVVAMISAYQKLLNLPLGEYDIARLAYDIERNDCQLSGGKQDQYATTFGGFNFMEFYDENRVLVNPLRIRRSIINELESQLILYFTGVSRSSAKIIDDQVKNTNDNTEKPLQAMHEVKQLAFEMKERLLHSDVSGMSQLFYDSWLAKKATSPSISTPLIEQIEDRAMSAGAKSLKISGAGGGGFMMIFVDPLKRIAVESALADLEGEIHSFNFTQEGTQSWKV
- a CDS encoding hypothetical protein (COG3307) codes for the protein MRDIAFVFLFAFLVIFAFKRSYISVSLWLWTGLFVPAYWLYSFAHSISFQTIMVVITVIVYIFDRNKSKSGFNFLFFLVILIYMHFTLTTYYAIGPEEKVWLEWEKFSKIMLLTLFLTLIIRKKVHFTYILMVFVLSLGIMGAIEGLKFIASGGSHHIKGPDNNILSDNNHFALALDMVLPLNVYLLAEYRNSKIRPFLLITLVLSILAVLGTASRGGFIGLVCVALYFFITTKRKTVTIIGFLIVAGLASLILTEKWYTRMDTIDTANEDGSFMIRVKSWKMYTLMAMERPVLGAGFRSVEVGYVWRSLIPDFYKLSFVESPEPTEKAWAAHSIYFQTLGDHGFVGLGLLVSILVTAFLTLMNIMRKVKDIERLQWQYQLAKMFKVSLVAFSVAGAALSLPYAEIFWALIAIIISLDISCRQSLAEIKKEETAKRKQQRIKRRHA
- a CDS encoding hypothetical protein (COG2244), with the translated sequence MQFTDNEGLFHSAKWALIANWYGRLIGIVNTLVLLKLLTPADFGVAALSTFFVSMFVAFSHVGVAHFVISSDDMTEQELDSIWTLGLVTKSITALCLYFSAEWIAQYVNNPAMSGVIQVVAIIPFLSGLRNVALDQAEKHYKFKLIIATTMVARTAGAIISIILAIYLQSYWALIIGVIASATVETIAGYVFFPRVPRLSCKYWRQQWGFSKWLYIGSIVGYLRSRIDVMLLGNISDARGVGLYSISTEFSWLPFNELIVPINRGFFSVASRNKNDSSEFYNRLIQQLTLNMLIVIPCAFGMMAISAPFTEVILGDEWLDATALIYTLSPLMIVMSVYGVLSTVLTIKKKMKLIISSDILFFSGIVTFFLSYQEAGIHFLAQGRLWIGLLFFSWLVLIFIFVVKMKASDMVLLFIPPLAASLVMYIFILWLIGLFNSSVIQLVIGIPIGIIIYTTLYLLSSYQCRAFYPYHWKCCDFVLNKMRKRHAYEGGT
- a CDS encoding hypothetical protein (COG0207), translated to MSLLLEKITTKINKYRCDKTLRQVAMTVPASYSSPHNVAILSMVGKRVVYDYLVAVKSFLLYVGVKEVHVLSDGTLDVDDIRVLNQHVPGIIIHDADELDMSHLPRGNCWERLVMLLTLAKDHYVIQLDADIVINGEMGEVSKAIASNHGFILGNEKWKKPVSMKEMANIAKEWGSCHIQGYSEQYFDRLPLFSESDCQYFRGCAAFVGLPASEHYLSILRQFSAQMEAEIGDKWYLWGSEQVSSNVICSLSPGMSMLSWPKYQTYQFPLSNEPIKNASLIHFMGTYRYHKNMYKKIAQDAISSMV
- a CDS encoding hypothetical protein (COG0527) produces the protein MESNVESVKDILFNPRLLAPSKHILLLSHMRANSTLIGHLIGSHRDVSGYYEMHIGYYSWKSLINQKLHFHQGDPEEPVTKYYFDKILHSEHYVSADVLLRENVVTLVCLREPLQTINSIVKLYSKKHPGDSFTQPEFAARYYIERVNMIVETVEELVKNKQRYYFYDASNIIDNTQDVLNDIQTFSGLKTPFSTSYRKFDKTGERYYGDSSEYIHSGVVVKKPAETLALDVDVDLLEQCEKVYRQSRDYLLEHTWSACVHEAV
- a CDS encoding putative glycosyl transferase family 2 (COG0463): MSNSARPFFSVIITTRNRPGLFRQALESVLGQDFAEYEVIVVNDGSSSEHLQSYQDLLVHYQGKVRFCSLIQRSRGHGHSYAMNHGASIAKGKYLCFIDDDDYWIDMGYLSRLYHNIHSENKQVDLYISNQQASYCDGTPADEVIWVEDLVDKLAFYPRKSQKAYPISLGQLLRSDGFAHLNCLVFRAEYYQYIDGMDENLRYEDDRDIYYRAIDRAEYMLYDPLVMSHHNIPDKSKQANLSTSCDQMQRRVYQLRIYEKGILNSQHEELMKVCRHGKSNQLKIIAEDLRNRGNYREAVSYAWQGLVVRFSVKWLLYTLLLSFRGLFAPRVKLIVKEDGV